Proteins from one Oenanthe melanoleuca isolate GR-GAL-2019-014 chromosome 1, OMel1.0, whole genome shotgun sequence genomic window:
- the LRRC58 gene encoding leucine-rich repeat-containing protein 58, which translates to MAAAGGDGPELEPGPELAMEPESEPEPEPEAEPALAAELSARRSAEAQRLVLSPRRLSGPLPAGLSQWFPALEVLDVSGTGLTEMGTELLSLPCLHTLLAKNNRLGGPGSLPKGLGQAPLARSLRVLNLSGNRFSEVPPALLQLRGLRSLSLGGNRLQGIPPDIQELHSLEFLYLGGNFITAIPPELAKLPSLRYLVLCDNKIQSIPPQLAQLHSLRSLSLHNNLLTYLPREILNLVHLDELSLRGNPLVVRFVRDLTYNPPSLQELAGRTVKTRNIPYAPSDLPENLVRYLSLASNCPNPKCGGVYFDSCIRQIKFVDFCGKYRLPLMHYLCSPECSSPFSSASQSSTSQSESDSEDEASVAAHRMQKVLLG; encoded by the exons atggcggcggcgggcggggacGGTCCCGAGCTGGAGCCGGGACCGGAGCTGGCGATGGAGCCGGAGTCGGAGCCTGAGCCGGAACCCGAGGCCGAGCCGGCATTGGCGGCGGAGCTGTCGGCGCGGCGCAGCGCGGAGGCGCAGCGGCTGGTGTTGTCGCCGCGGCGGCTGTCGGGCCCGCTGCCCGCCGGGCTGTCTCAGTGGTTCCCGGCGCTGGAGGTGCTGGACGTGAGCGGGACGGGGCTGACGGAGATGGGCAcggagctgctgtccctgccgTGCCTCCACACGTTACTGGCCAAGAACAACCGGCTTGGCGGGCCTGGCTCTCTGCCCAAGGGGCTGGGGCAGGCGCCGCTCGCCCGCTCCCTCCGCGTCCTCAACCTCAGCGGGAACCGCTTCTCCGAGGTGCCGCCCGCGCTGCTGCAGCTCCGCGGGCTGCGCAGCCTCAGCCTCGGCGGCAACCGGCTCCAGGGCATCCCGCCCGACATCCAGGAGCTCCACAG TTTAGAGTTCCTGTACCTTGGAGGGAATTTCATTACGGCAATTCCACCTGAATTAGCAAAATTGCCTTCTCTGAGGTATCTAGTTCTGTGTGACAACAAGATCCAGAGCATTCCACCTCAGCTGGCACA GCTGCATTCCCTGCGTTCCCTTAGCCTGCACAACAATCTGCTGACCTACCTTCCCCGAGAGATTCTTAACCTGGTTCACCTTGATGAGCTGAGCTTACGTGGGAACCCGCTGGTGGTGCGGTTTGTGCGTGACCTGACCTACAATCCCCCGAGCCTTCAGGAACTGGCTGGACGCACGGTTAAAACTCGCAACATTCCCTACGCTCCCAGTGATCTCCCAGAGAATCTTGTCCGGTACCTGAGCTTGGCCAGCAACTGCCCCAATCCTAAATGCGGGG GTGTGTACTTTGACAGCTGCATCAGACAGATCAAGTTTGTTGACTTCTGTGGGAAGTATAGGCTCCCGCTGATGCACTACCTGTGCTCCCCAGAGTGCTCGTCTCCtttcagctctgcctcccagagctccactTCCCAGAGCGAGTCTGACTCTGAGGATGAGGCCAGCGTTGCTGCACACAGGATGCAGAAAGTCCTTCTGGGATAA